GAGCATAATGATCATGCGCACGTGCATACAAATCGGCATATTGAGGATCGGCAGTATCAAAACCTTTTTTGTGAGTATAGTAATTCCAGTTAAAAGCATAATGAGATGAAGCACCAAAATACAAGCCAGCATCTTTTGCAGCTTTCGACATTTCACCTAAAATATCTCGCTTTGGTCCCATATCAACAGAATTCCAACGAGTATAATTAGATTTATACATAGCAAAACCATCGTGATGCTCTGCCACTGGCACAACATATCTCGCTCCTGCCTTCTTAAATAAATCGACCCATTGCTTAGCATTAAATTTTTCAGCTTTAAACATCGGAATAAAATCCTTGTAACCAAATTCTCCAGGATTTCCATAAGTCTCTACATGATGTTTATAAAACTCACTTCCCTTTTCCTTAACAATCTCGCCATTAGGATTCCATTGTACCGAATCCATATACATCCAGCGAGGATACCATTCCGAGCCCCAGGCAGGAACACTATATGGCCCCCAATGTATAAAAATACCTAGTTTTGCATCCTGAAACCATGCTGGAGTTTGATACTTAGACAAAGAATTCCAATCCTCCTCAAATGGCTCTGAGTTTACCATGCTCGTTTTTTTAGTATTCGTGCAGGAAACAAAAAAAGCCACAACCAATAACATACTAACTATAAGTCTTTTCATTTGTTTAATTTTTTTCATCAAACACATCAGCAAGTTTAATACACACTTACATCTTGTTTAATAGTTCTTTATTAATTTGAAAAATAAGCCGAACCAGATAATATATTTAAGCAGAAAATACATTTCCGGCACAGCTTGTTTTAAAACTTAAAAAGTGTATAAATTCTTCGACAAAACTAATGTATCGGTTATATAAACTCAGATACAAACTATTGAGATAATAAGGGGGTTTTTCTTTTTCTAAAAGCTAAAATTTATAGCGAGGGTAATTTTAAAATATAAAAGGGGGATATTTTAAAACAAAAAAGAGAGCAACTACTATGCTGCCCTCTACTTTCTGTCTTCTTTTTTTAATCTTTATCCTTAGCCTGTTGTTCTCTATGCTGTCGAATATATTCCGATGGGGTTGTATCGAATTGTTTTCTAAAACACTCCCTAAAATATTTCATATCATTAAAGCCAACCTCATAAACCACATCGGTAACAGATAAGCGATCGAGTTTAAATAACTGCGCTGCTCGTTTTAATCTGATGGTACGTATAAACACATTAGCTGTTTGTCCTAAAAGAGCTTTCAATTTTTTATTGAGTATTGATTGACTAATACCTACCTCACGTCCTAACTGCACTACTGTAAATTCAGGATTGCTAATATTTTCTTCCACAACTTTTAATAGTCTCTCTAATAATTTTTCATCAATAGATGTGAAAGTAATTTCTTTAGGTTCCACCTCTACTTTTTTATTAAAATCACGTTTTACAGTTTTTCTTGCCTCTAAAATTGTATTAATCTGAGCAATTAAAACATCGATATTAAAAGGTTTTGAAAGGTAAGCCATTGCTCCTTCAGTTAATCCTGTTAGCTTATCTTCGTCGGTAGTTTTAGCCGTAAGTACAACAATTGGAATATGACAAACAGCTTGATCATTTTTAATCATATTACACATTTCAAAGCCATCCATTACAGGCATCATTACATCGGATATTATTACATCAGGATTATACTTTCTACAAAGCTCTAATCCCTCTTCACCATTAAAACCCTGTATACAATTAAATTTATTCTCCAGATTACTTTTAATTAGTGATTGTACATCGTAATTATCTTCAACTATTAAAACAAGAGGTTTATCATTTTTAAATTTAAGTTCCCGATTAACATCAGACATTGGTTTCTCTTGCTGGTAATCCTTAACAATTGTTTGTGTATTAACCAACGATTCGTGCACCTGAGTTGAAAAATCTTCTTTTTTAAAATGTAATTTACCTTTAGGCAGATGTATTGAAAAATTTGTTGCAATATTAGGATTACTCTCTACAGAAATTTTTCCATGATGCAGGTTTACCAAATTTTTAGCAAAAGCAAGTCCTATACCGGTGCCCGAAACTTTAGACAATTTATGACTTCCTGTTTGATAAAACCTATCAAATAAATAAGGAAGCTTATCTTTATTAATTCCGGGACCATTATCTTTTACTTCTATTTTAACCCATTCTTTTCCATCAACTTCCTCCTCGCCAACAATAATTACCACCTTACCTCCTTGTGGTGTAAATTTAAATGCGTTCGACAATAAATTAAACAATACCTTTTCGATTTTATCAAAATCGAACCACAACTCAACCGAAGGATACGTATTAATAAGTTCGAATCTTATATTCTTCGATTGTGCTATTTCATTAAAAGCATCGAACACCTGTTTTACCAAATCGATTACATTTCCTCTGGTAACTGCCAATGGCATTTTCCCTCTCTCGAGTTTCCTAAACTCCATTAGCTGAGTAATTAATCTATTTAGCATTCTAACATTCTTAATCATTAAAGAATAGTTTTTCTGCCTATACTCTTCGTCAACACGATCTTTTTTCGATATTAGTTTTTCCAAAGGACTTTGAATAAGTGTTAAAGGAGTTCTAAACTCATGAGAGATATTGGTAAAAAACTGCAATTTCATTTGTACCAATTCTTCTATTTTCTCCTGTTCAAAATGCTTCATCATTAGCTCATTTTTCTTGGTAACAGCAATCACCGAATATCTTCTAAAAAAGATAAGAAGCACAACAAAAACAATAACATATATAAAGAATGCGTAAATGGTTCGCCAAAAGGGAGGAACGATTTGTATATAAAGAACAGAAGGTTGGGTTGTCCATACTCCATCATTATTAGTAGCCAAGACTTTCAATTTATAATCACCTGGCGGAATATTTGTGTAGTTAGCTCTGGGTTCTACACTATTAACCATATTCCACTCAGTATCGAAACCTTCCAACAAATACTTGTAGTTAATTTTATCGGGCGCTACAAAATGTAAGGCTGTAAACCCCACCGAAAAACTATTTTGTGAATATTTTAATGATATTGTATCGGTAGAGGGCATTTCGTTTGGTAAAATAACATTCCGTTTGTATTCTTTTCCGGTTAAAATTTTCTCGTTTAATACAAATAGTTCATTAAATTCCACTTGTGATCCGTAAGGATTATCTTCAATTTCGCGAGGATTAAAAATATTAAAACCATTAACTCCTCCAAATACCATTTCTCCATTTTTTTTGGTGTAAGAGGCACATTCGCTAAATTCATAATCCTGCAATCCATCCGAAACACTGTAATTTCTAATCTCTTCCGACTCTATATTAAAACTAGTTAATCCTTTATTAGTTGAGATCCATAAGTTTCCAGAATCATCTTCCTCAATCCCTTTAATTACATCATTAGGTAATCCGTTCTTAGAAGAATAACGTTTAAATTTAAAATCATTACCATAATACTCTTTCAACAAACACAATCCTCCACCCATGGTACCAACCCAAACTCTTTGCTTACTGTCTAGGTACATATCCAACACATAATTATGTGCCAAAGAAGTAGGATCTCCAACTTTTCTTGTGGCCTTTAAAAAAACAGGATTAGGAGCTGATTTTTCGTTAAAAGGCAACATACATAAACCATGATCGGTACCCACAAAAATATTTCCACTAGCATCTTCCAGTACACTTCTTACTACATTAGATGCAATTGATCCCTTTCCCTCAGGAACATAATGATTTTTAACAATCAATTTATTTGTTTTCTGATCATAAGCAGTCCTATAAAGTCCAGCTCCATAGGTTCCAAGCCAAATATTACCGTCTTTATCAACTGCCGATGCAAAAACAGGATTCTGAACCAAATCTGGATAATACTCAACTGAAATCTTATTATCTGCTTTAAGACTTGCAATACCAACTCTATTTGGGTATCCAACACCTAATAATACTTTATTATTAACTCCGCCGGGAATAGAATCATAACAATACACATAATTTTGCCCCGAGTTATTATCAACATTTATATTAATAAAACCATTTTTAAAATTCCTTTTATTTTTAGCAGATAAAAATGAAATACCTCCACCCTCGGTTCCAACCCATAAATTGCTTAGTTTATCTTCATAAATTGCTCTAACTTTATTGTAGGCAATACTTCCCTCATTATCGGATCTACCAACACGATAGAATTTTTTCTCGTTTAAATCGAGTTGATTTAATCCCCCACCATTTGTTCCAACCCATAAAAGACCAGAACGATCTTCAAAAAGGTCGGTTATATTATTCTTGGTTAAGCTACTGGGATTATGATATTCTGAATTAAAATGATTTATCAATTTTAGTTCCAATTTCTTTTCATTCCATACAAATTGAAATAAGCCCCTGTTGTTACCACCAAAAACATAGTCTCTGCTCGATTTTAAAAATGAACTAAAGCTATAATTTTCAAGATGTTTTACCTTAATATCTTCTGGTTTATCAAAATCGTTAAAATAAAATATGCCTTGTCCACCTGAAATTAAGTATCCGTTTTTTGTTTTAACAATATCTTTAAATGGTCCGTAGGATATTTCTGTTAATTTATGTTCTTTAAGTTTTTTATCAGCCGTAAGCTTAACAAAAAATAAACCAACACCACTGCCAATCCATACTCTTCCCTTCGAATCTTCTTTTATAAGGTTTGCAGTTCTCATTCCTGCAATTACACTTCTTTTTGATATCGCTTTATCTGATGAAAATACAATACTATTAAATTTACCTTTTCTATATGCTTTAATATCAAAAATACATAAGCCATTAGGGGTAGCTATCCAAAGCTGTTCATTCGAATCTATCAGTACGTTTACAATTTTAGTATCCAAAATTATTTTATTCCCATTAACAGTTTCAGGAATCTTATGAAACTCTTCTTTTTTTCGGTCAAAAAACCATACCCCATTATCAGAAGTTCCTATCCAAAAATTACCTTTTGAATCCTCAACCATACAAAAAGGAAGATTACTATCAATAGGATATTCCATAGGGCTGGTACTTCGGTATTGTACGAAGCTCATTCCATCGTATCTATTCAATCCATCAACAGTTCCGAACCACATAAATCCTTTCGAATCCTGGAGAATAAAATTAATATCATTTTGAGAAAGACCATTTAGTGTAGTTAGGTGTTCAAAATCTGTCTGTGCTTTTGAAACTACACTCACAAAAAAAAGAAATACAAAGAAAAGAGCACGCATACAATGTAAATATTTCGTTAAGTTAAATTCTAAATGATTAATGTATAAAAAAAAATTCCCGACATCAAATATCGGGAAAATTAATCTTAACTATAAAAATTCGTGCTTAATATATATAATATTTTTAAATTATTTAATTTCGAAATTAATAGTTTTAGGAGTAGCAATACCTCTTTTTTCCAATCCTAATGCTGGCGAACTACCTCCTATTAAAATTGTATAAATACCTTTTTTAATTTCTTTCTCCCCTTTTTCGTTTATTTGTTCGAATTCCTTTGAAGAAAGTGTAAACTTTATTTTTTGATTTTCATCAACATTTAAATTTACTCTTTTAAAGGCAACTAATTTTCTAATGGGAGCAGATGTTCCCGCTCCAGGTTGCGATAGATAAACCTGAACAACCTCATCAGCCTTTACGTCTCCAATATTAGCAATGTCAACTGCAACATTTAAGCTCTCATTTTTCTTAATTTTTGCAGAACTTAATTTTATATTATCATATTTAAATTGACTGTATGATAATCCATAACCAAATGGAAATAATGGCTCACTTTTTAAGTATTTATAAGTACGTCCTTTCATTCCATAATCGTCATAAGGTGGCAATTGATCTATATTCATAGGAAAGGTTAAAGGCAATTTTCCTGAAGGAGAAACCTTACCAAAAATAATATCGGCAACAGCTGTTCCTCCCTCTTGTCCTGGATACCATGCCCACACAATTGCATCTGCCAAGTCGGCAACTTCGGGCATTATCATCGGACTGCCTCCTGTTATTACAGCAATTACGGGTTTTTTATTATCCTTTCTTAGCTTACGCAAAAACTCTACCTGGTTTTCGGGCAAATAAGGTTTAATTCTATCTCCTTTAGTTTCGGAACCAATAGCGTCGCCCTCTTCACCCTCGATTGTACTCGATATACCAAGTACAGCAATTATTGCATCAGCATTTTTTGCTTCACCGGTGGTCCAGTCAATGGGATTAATATTAGATCTGTATGGTAAACAACCTTTTTTGTAATTAATAGTTGTTGCAGAACTAACAGCGGCAGTAATTCCTTCTAAAATATTTACCAGACGATTACTCATACCATAATAATTACCCAACAAAACTTCGGAGTTATTCGCCTGTGGACCTGTTACATACAAATTTTTAATTGCAGGAGACAATGGCAATGCATTATTTTTATTTGTTAATAACACAATTGATTTTTGTGCAACCTCTAATGCCAAATCGCTATGAGCTTTACTGCAAATAACCTCTTCTCCAATACTATTATATGGGTTCATCTCAACAGGATCAAAAAATCCTAATTTAAATTTAGTTCTTAACAAAGCTTTCAATCGTTCATCTATAGTCTCTTCTTTCACAAGACCTTGTTTTACTGCATCCGACAAACTTTTATATACTTTACCACAATTTAAATCAACACCGCTATTAATTGCCAATGCAGCCGATTCAACTGCATTATTTGTTACTTTATGATACAAATGGAAATCAGAAATAGCTCCACAATCGGAAACAACATGTCCTTTAAATCCCCAATCTTTTCTTAAAATATTCTGTAATAAAAATGGACTTCCACAAGCAGGCTCGCCTAAAACCCTATTATAAGCTCCCATTACCGATTCAACATTAGCCTCTTTAACCAATGCTTCGAATGCAGGCAAATAAGTTTCATATAAATCTTTTCTCGATACAATTGCATCGAATTCATGGCGCAATGCCTCTGGTCCAGAATGAACTGCATAATGCTTAGCACAGGCAGCTGCCTTCAAATATTTTGGGTTATTCCCTTGTAATCCTTTTACAAAAGCAACACCTATCCTCGAAGTTAAAAATGGATCCTCACCATAAGTTTCCTGTCCTCGTCCCCATCGTGCATCTCTAAAAATATTGATATTCGGAGTCCAAAAAGTAAGTCCAGCATATTTTGCTCGGTTATTATTCTTAATTGAAATATTAAATTTTGCACGGGCCTCATCAGAAATGGCATTGGCAACTTTACCAGCTAATTCTGGATCGAAAGTTGATGCCAAAGCAATGGCCTGTGGAAATACGGTTGCTCTACCATTTCTTGCTAATCCATGTAAACACTCATTCCACCAGTTATATTCAGGAACCGACAAACGTGGAATGGCATCACTTTCATCAATTAATTGTGAGACTTTCTCATCAAGAGTCATTGCTTCCACTAAAGCATCAATTCTCTCTTCATGCGATAACTCATAATTGTACCACTCATAGCTCTCGTTTTTATTTTGAGCATAGGTAAGATTAATACAAAGCAAATAAATTACGATTAAAACTGATTTTAACTTCATTAGTTTACAATTTAAGATTAGGATGATAGCACTGCTTTAATTTCCATTATATACAGTATTTTAAATGTATTAAATGTAATTGCAATAAGAAAAAGCCAAAGCGTAAAATTAGCTTAAAAAAAGGGGGCATTTTATAAGTAAGATTTAAATTGGTCGTAAACCTTTAAAATTCCACCATTATAATAGGATAATAGTGCATCAAATTTATCACAAATCTATTGTATTTCTCTAATTCTAGTCATCTTATAATTTTCAAATTCTTTACTATTTTAAATCGGCCCTCAACACTCTTATTAAATACCCCCGTTAAGGTAAAACTGGTACAAGTATCTTTGTAAAGTGGCATAACAAGAAAAAATAATCTACACTCAATTAGAGAAAGCATAAAATATGTTAAAAATAAGATCTAAACCGGTGAGCCAACTCCTGAGCTCTTTTTCGATTCTACTTTTGATTTTTATTACAAGTGCATGTCAAAATTCTAATGATATAATCGACTTAAACTTTAACAAAGACTGGCTATTTAAAAAAGGAATAATTAAAAATGCCGAGCAAGTTAAGCTTGAAGATTCGGACTGGAGAAAACTTCATTTGCCTCACGATTGGGCTATTGAAGGGCCTTTTAGCAATGAAAATAATGCAAGAACAGGTGGTTTACCAGTTCATGGCACTGCCTGGTACCGAAAACATTTTACTATTAAAGAAAAACTATCTGATAAAATTATTTCTGTAGAATTCGATGGAGCCATGAATAATGCACATGTATGGGTTAATGGAAAATTTGTAGGAAACAGACCTTATGGATACATTGGTTTTGAATTGGATATCACTTCATTTATTAAATTTGGAGAAGATAATGTTATTGCTGTTAAACTATCACCAGAAGACCTTTCGGCAAGATGGTATCCTGGCGCAGGTATTTACAGAAATGTACGACTAAAAATCAATAATAAACTTCATATCCCACAATGGGGAACAAAAATTACAAGCTCGAATATTAACGAAAACAATGCAGATATAAACATTACAAGCTCGGTTTGTAATCAATCTAATAATCAGCAAACTGCAAAATTAAAAACAACAATTTTAGATAAAAATAAAAAAGAAGTTAGTACAACAACAAGCGATATTATAATACAAGCTAATACAACAGGTTATGTAGATCAGAAAATAAATATCAAAAATCCATTAAAATGGGATATTAAAACACCTCATTTATACAAAGCAATTAGCAAGATATACTCAAAAGGGAAATTAGTAGACTCTTTTGAAACGAGTTTTGGTATTAGAACAATTGAGTTTTCTTCAAAAAAAGGTTTTGAATTAAACGGAAAAACTGTAAAACTAAATGGAGTATGCATGCATCATGATTTGGGCCCACTAGGCTCTGCAGTAAACTATAGAGCTACAGAAAGACAAATGCAAATTATGAAAAGCATGGGTGTAAACGCTCTGCGCACCAGTCATAATCCTCCTTCTCCGGAACTATTAGAAGTTTGCGATAAACTTGGAATTGTAGTAATCGTAGAAGCCTTTGATGAATGGAAATTAGGTAAAGTACCTAATGGCTATAATAAATATTTCGACCAATGGCATGAGAAAGATCTTAGAGATATGATAAAAAGAGATCGAAATCATCCATCTGTAATTATGTGGAGTATTGGTAATGAAATACTGGAACAATCGAAGAAAGATGGCTGGAAAATTGCAAAAACACTTACTGATATTTGTCATGACGAAGATCCTACAAGACCTACAACAGCAGGTTTTAACTATTATCCTGCACCTTTCACCAATAAGTTGGCAAAATATGTTGATATAGTTGGAATGAATTACTGGCCATTAAACTATGAGGAAATATTAGAAAAATATCCCGACATGATTGTTTATGGATCGGAAACCTCTTCACAAACCAGTAGCCGTGGCGTATATCATTTTCCAATTGAAGCAGATGAGAAACATGAAACTAACCAAGTTTCGAGCTATGATGCAATTGTAGGGCCTCCATGGGCTTATCCTCCCGACGTGGAGTTTGAACAACAGGAAAAAGTTAGCCAATCGTTAGGAGAATTTATGTGGACAGGTTTCGATTACTTAGGAGAACCAACTCCATATGGCGGAAGAGATAATTCAACAAATGGATATTGGAATGACGACTGGCCATCAAGATCATCTTACTTTGCACCTGTTGATTTATGTGGATTCCCGAAAGACAGGTATTATTTATACCAAAGTCAGTGGACAAAAGAACCTATGGTTCATGTTTTACCACACTGGAATTGGGAGAATAAGTTAGGGGATACAATTCCTATTTTTGCTTACACCAATTGCGAAGAGGTAGAACTATTCGTAAATGGAAAATCTTTTGGTAAAAAAGTTAAAGGTATCGACTTAACACCTATTCCTGCGGAGTTTCATTTTTTCGAAAAAGGAACATATTATTCTAAGTACAGACTATCGTGGAATGTTCCTTACCAACCAGGAGAATTAAAAGTTGTAGGCTACAAAAATGGTAAGCAGCAAGCAGAAAAAACAATTAAAACTGCTGGCAAAGCCTATCAAATTAAATTAATTGCCGACCGCGAAAACATTTGTGCAAACGGTAAAGATTTATCTTTTATTACTGTTAGAGTAGAAGATAAAGATGGTAATTTATGCCCTAATGCCGATAATCTCATCCATTTTACTGCAGATGGAAATGGAACTATTGCTGCAGTTGGTAATGGCGATGCTACTTCGACCGAAGCATTTCAAGTAAATTACAGAAAAACTTTTCATGGTAAATGCTTATTAATCGTTAAATCGACCGAACAAACCGGAAGCATAAAGATTACAGCAAAATCTAAAAATTTACAATCTCAAACTATTACTCTTAAAACTACAAAATAAGTTGTTCCTTTTTTATATAGAAAGAGGGTGTCTAAAAATAAATAATTAGACACCCTCTTATTTGTATACCTACTGCTTATTCAGGCTATTCCTTTACTTCTATCGTTTGTTTTTTCCAAGGCACCAATTTCGACTGATAATAATTCAAATCCATAAATTCAAATCGTTCCTGCTGCTTACCCAAACGAACTTTATACTCATTCCAGGAATTATTTGCATCAGGCGACCAGCCCAATTCTGCATAACCCAACAGGCGCGGAAAAATAAGATATTCAATATCATCAATTGTTTCGATTGTTTCGGACCATAAAGGTGCTTCAATTCCAATGATATTATCTTTGGTAATACCTTCAACTTTACTTTCAAGAGTCCAATTGTATGCTTTATCTACTTCTAAATATCCAGCCCAATGCAAACCAAGCGGAGAAATGGAATCGTATTGCATATCCATATAAGCATGGTTTGCTGGCGACATTAAAACTTTCACATTTTGTTTTACCGCCTTTAAAGCATTTACAGGTTTAGTTTGCCAAAATTGAGCCACAGCACTTTCAGTAAGATCAGCAGCTGCAATATCTGCCCATCCCATTACTTTCTTGTTATGCGAGTGAACAATTTTTTGTACTCTTTCTATAAACTTAATATAATCTTTCTTTTTGGTTGCATGAGATTCATCGCCACCAATATGAATGTACTCGCCAGGAGTTATTGCTGCCAGTTCTCGAATTACATCATCAATAAATTTATAAGTAATTTCCTTATCGGTAGCCAAACTACTAAAACCAACTCTCGTTCCGGTGTAAAATTTTCGGGCTTTACCATCCACATTCAGTTCTGCATAAGAAGCCAAAGCCGCATTGGTATGTCCAGGCATATCAATTTCGGGAACAATGGTAATAAAACGATCTTGGGCATATTTAACAATCTCCTTATATTCTTCTTGAGTATAAAATCCACCTTTACCTCCACCAACTTGAGTACTTCCACCTATTTCGCTTAATTTTGGCCACGATTTAATTTCTATTCTCCATCCCTGATCATCGCTTAAATGTAGGTGCAAAACATTCATTTTATATGCCGCTAGATAATCGATGTATCTTTTAACATCAGTAAGCGAAAAAAAATGGCGAGCTACATCCAACATTGCTCCTCGGTATCCATATTGCGGATAATCTTTAATAGTACCACTGGCAATTAACCAAGGTCCTTGCTGAGTTTTTGCTGCTTCGATTTTAGCTGGCAACAACTGGCGAATGGTTTGTACACCTCTGAAAATACCTGCGGGAGAAGCTGCTTGTAATGTAATTTTACGCTCATCTATTTTTAGTTCGTATCCTTCGGCACCTAATTCTCTTTTATCTTCGGATATCAATAAAGTAATACCTCTGCTTCCTAAAGGATTTTTAAGTTCTTTTATTTTAGCTTTAAAACCTGTTGCGGGAGCAATTAAATTCGCAAAGTAGTTTGCAATTCCCTTCACTTCATCCTGATTAACTTGCACAAGAATATGGGTATTTTTAGTTAATTCGAAAGAACTGCCTGTTGCAGTTAAACTAGCAGGTTTTGGTATCAGGTTTTCTTTTGCCAGATCCTTAGGAACAGGTTTTTTACAGGATAATAACATGATTCCTAAAAAGAATGTAATCATTAAGGTTTTTAGTTTTATCATCTTGTTAAGTGTTGGTTAGTTGTATTTTCTTTATCACTTTCAAATTTAAGCAAACTACTATTTATCGTTCCAAATTAGAGCAGCCGCACCTAAAACTGCAGCGTCATCGCCTAATCCCGATGGCAAAAGACTAATCTTATCTTTATATAGAAAAAGAATATTTTTTTCCATAGCTCTGCGAACCGGATCGAATAACAAATTACCAGCTTTAGCCAAACCACCAAAAAAGAAAATTGCTTTCGGACTTGTTATGGAAGCAACATTAGCTAATGCTTCGCCTAACATTTTTCCAGTATATTCAAAAACTTCGAGAGCCAATGAATCTCCTTTACCAGCTGCTTCGGCAACCATTTTAGCAGTAAGCTGATTATATGGAATATCTCGTAAAGAGCTATCGTCCATTTCTTTTGCCAACATTTTATAAGCTGTTCTCTTTACTCCTGTGGCCGAAACATAGGTTTCAAGACATCCTCTTCTTCCGCATCCGCACTTTCTGCCGCCAGGTCGCATAATAACATGCCCTAATTCACCAGCAAAACCATCGTGTCCGTATAATAAATCACCATTAACAACAATACCACTCCCCAAACCAGTTCCTAGGGTAATAACCATATAATCGGTCATTCCTTTTGCTCCACCAAATATACGTTCCCCTAAAGCAGCTGCATTGGCATCATTAGTAAGCTTAACATCAACATTCATTCGTTTACCAATCAATCCTGCAATATCTAACTCACCTTCCCATCTTAAATTTGCAGCATTTTCTATTGTTCCTGTATGATAATTACCACTTGGCGCTCCAACACCTACTCCAATAAGGTTTAATTCCTCATCCAATTTTTTTATCGATAATTCAATAGCATCACATAAATCAGAAATATAATCTTCAAAATTCTCCTTATTTTGAGTGAGAATACTCCCATTACAATATGATTTACCATTTGAATCAATGCATGAGAAAACCGTATTTGTTCCTCCAATATCTATACCTATTGCTATATCTTTCATTTTAATATAATTATTATTTTATGATAACATAAAAGACAGCTATTCTATTATTTATATACTGCATTTTATATTCACACAAAAATAACATTTAACAATTTATTGTCTTCAATCGAATTACAAAACATTTGCCAGTAGTATAATTCTAATCACACACATACTTATTAATGATAAAAAAAAGGGCCGAAGGATTAAAAAAATCCTCCGACCCAGAGGTATTTATGTGTGGTACTTAAAACGGATTTTCCTCAACTGCTTTTTCGAGCTCTTGTGCCATTGCTACAAACTCGTCGGCAGTCATTTCTTTCATATAAACCAAACCATGAGTAGCTCTTACCAAAGGATGATTGTTTTCA
This genomic interval from uncultured Marinifilum sp. contains the following:
- the galB gene encoding beta-galactosidase GalB, which produces MLKIRSKPVSQLLSSFSILLLIFITSACQNSNDIIDLNFNKDWLFKKGIIKNAEQVKLEDSDWRKLHLPHDWAIEGPFSNENNARTGGLPVHGTAWYRKHFTIKEKLSDKIISVEFDGAMNNAHVWVNGKFVGNRPYGYIGFELDITSFIKFGEDNVIAVKLSPEDLSARWYPGAGIYRNVRLKINNKLHIPQWGTKITSSNINENNADINITSSVCNQSNNQQTAKLKTTILDKNKKEVSTTTSDIIIQANTTGYVDQKINIKNPLKWDIKTPHLYKAISKIYSKGKLVDSFETSFGIRTIEFSSKKGFELNGKTVKLNGVCMHHDLGPLGSAVNYRATERQMQIMKSMGVNALRTSHNPPSPELLEVCDKLGIVVIVEAFDEWKLGKVPNGYNKYFDQWHEKDLRDMIKRDRNHPSVIMWSIGNEILEQSKKDGWKIAKTLTDICHDEDPTRPTTAGFNYYPAPFTNKLAKYVDIVGMNYWPLNYEEILEKYPDMIVYGSETSSQTSSRGVYHFPIEADEKHETNQVSSYDAIVGPPWAYPPDVEFEQQEKVSQSLGEFMWTGFDYLGEPTPYGGRDNSTNGYWNDDWPSRSSYFAPVDLCGFPKDRYYLYQSQWTKEPMVHVLPHWNWENKLGDTIPIFAYTNCEEVELFVNGKSFGKKVKGIDLTPIPAEFHFFEKGTYYSKYRLSWNVPYQPGELKVVGYKNGKQQAEKTIKTAGKAYQIKLIADRENICANGKDLSFITVRVEDKDGNLCPNADNLIHFTADGNGTIAAVGNGDATSTEAFQVNYRKTFHGKCLLIVKSTEQTGSIKITAKSKNLQSQTITLKTTK
- a CDS encoding beta-N-acetylhexosaminidase encodes the protein MIKLKTLMITFFLGIMLLSCKKPVPKDLAKENLIPKPASLTATGSSFELTKNTHILVQVNQDEVKGIANYFANLIAPATGFKAKIKELKNPLGSRGITLLISEDKRELGAEGYELKIDERKITLQAASPAGIFRGVQTIRQLLPAKIEAAKTQQGPWLIASGTIKDYPQYGYRGAMLDVARHFFSLTDVKRYIDYLAAYKMNVLHLHLSDDQGWRIEIKSWPKLSEIGGSTQVGGGKGGFYTQEEYKEIVKYAQDRFITIVPEIDMPGHTNAALASYAELNVDGKARKFYTGTRVGFSSLATDKEITYKFIDDVIRELAAITPGEYIHIGGDESHATKKKDYIKFIERVQKIVHSHNKKVMGWADIAAADLTESAVAQFWQTKPVNALKAVKQNVKVLMSPANHAYMDMQYDSISPLGLHWAGYLEVDKAYNWTLESKVEGITKDNIIGIEAPLWSETIETIDDIEYLIFPRLLGYAELGWSPDANNSWNEYKVRLGKQQERFEFMDLNYYQSKLVPWKKQTIEVKE
- a CDS encoding ROK family protein codes for the protein MKDIAIGIDIGGTNTVFSCIDSNGKSYCNGSILTQNKENFEDYISDLCDAIELSIKKLDEELNLIGVGVGAPSGNYHTGTIENAANLRWEGELDIAGLIGKRMNVDVKLTNDANAAALGERIFGGAKGMTDYMVITLGTGLGSGIVVNGDLLYGHDGFAGELGHVIMRPGGRKCGCGRRGCLETYVSATGVKRTAYKMLAKEMDDSSLRDIPYNQLTAKMVAEAAGKGDSLALEVFEYTGKMLGEALANVASITSPKAIFFFGGLAKAGNLLFDPVRRAMEKNILFLYKDKISLLPSGLGDDAAVLGAAALIWNDK